The Cellulophaga sp. L1A9 genome window below encodes:
- a CDS encoding DUF255 domain-containing protein: MKSFLYTFFIVSMLNIFTTNAQEVTWLSWEEAAKLAETDKNPKKIFIDVYTDWCGWCKKMDKDTFQDATVAAYMEKNFYMVKLDGEGKEPIEFKGKTFKFIPSGRNGYHEFAAALMQGKLSYPTTIFLDEKMNMLSPIPGYQKAEPFLNIAKYFGDNIYKEKDWKAYSEGK, encoded by the coding sequence ATGAAATCATTCTTATACACTTTCTTTATCGTTAGCATGCTAAATATATTTACCACAAATGCTCAAGAAGTTACATGGTTATCCTGGGAAGAAGCTGCTAAACTAGCCGAAACAGATAAAAATCCGAAGAAAATATTTATAGACGTATACACCGATTGGTGTGGATGGTGTAAAAAAATGGATAAAGATACTTTTCAAGATGCTACAGTAGCCGCCTATATGGAAAAAAACTTCTATATGGTGAAACTAGATGGTGAAGGAAAAGAGCCCATAGAATTTAAAGGAAAAACTTTTAAGTTTATTCCATCCGGTAGAAATGGCTACCACGAATTTGCCGCTGCTTTAATGCAGGGTAAATTAAGCTACCCGACGACCATATTTCTTGATGAAAAAATGAATATGCTCTCTCCTATTCCAGGATATCAAAAGGCGGAACCTTTTTTAAATATTGCGAAGTATTTTGGAGATAATATCTATAAAGAAAAAGATTGGAAAGCCTATTCCGAAGGAAAATAA
- a CDS encoding sulfurtransferase, which translates to MDSLVTGAWLKNHLKDTDVVILEASAVMNASGSKIDSDQDHIVGARLFDLKNDFSDSESTLPNMLPSAVQFEKECQKLGINTSSKVVVYDTLGVYWSPRVWWMFKAMGHENVAVLDGGLPSWKECNYPIEKSLVRPIVVGNFKAMLQQDCVVNFETVFANSETGNALLIDARSQGRFNGTELEPRKDLRSGSIPNSVNIPYTTVIDHGKFKSKIALEPIFESVKKEDRSLIFSCGSGVTACIVLLASTLVLDKKNSVYDGSWTEWAQKVN; encoded by the coding sequence ATGGACTCATTAGTTACTGGTGCTTGGTTAAAGAATCATTTAAAGGATACGGATGTAGTTATTTTGGAGGCTAGTGCCGTAATGAATGCTTCTGGCTCAAAGATAGATTCAGATCAAGATCATATTGTTGGAGCGCGGCTTTTTGATTTAAAAAACGATTTTTCGGATAGCGAAAGTACGTTGCCTAATATGCTGCCCAGTGCTGTGCAATTTGAAAAAGAATGTCAGAAACTAGGAATTAATACTTCTAGTAAAGTTGTTGTTTATGATACTTTAGGGGTTTATTGGAGTCCAAGGGTTTGGTGGATGTTTAAAGCAATGGGGCATGAAAATGTAGCAGTTCTTGATGGAGGATTACCTAGTTGGAAGGAGTGCAATTACCCTATTGAAAAGAGTCTCGTTAGACCCATTGTAGTTGGTAATTTCAAAGCAATGTTACAACAAGACTGCGTTGTTAATTTTGAAACTGTATTCGCGAATTCTGAGACGGGTAATGCTTTATTGATTGATGCGCGTTCTCAAGGGCGCTTTAATGGTACTGAATTGGAGCCACGAAAAGATTTACGTAGTGGGAGTATTCCTAATTCGGTCAATATTCCATACACTACCGTTATTGATCATGGAAAATTTAAATCTAAAATAGCACTAGAACCAATTTTTGAGTCCGTTAAAAAGGAGGATAGATCGTTGATTTTTAGTTGTGGCTCAGGTGTTACCGCTTGTATTGTTTTACTAGCAAGCACTTTAGTGTTGGATAAAAAAAATTCTGTCTATGATGGATCATGGACAGAATGGGCTCAAAAAGTAAATTAA
- the guaB gene encoding IMP dehydrogenase: MQAHLDKIVGEGLTYDDVLLVPAYSEVLPREVNIQAKFTRNITINVPIVSAAMDTVTESKMAIAMAQEGGIGVLHKNMTIEQQAMKVRKVKRAESGMIIDPVTLPLNSFVRDAKANMKEYGIGGIPIVDGDGKLIGIVTNRDLRFEKNNDRPISEVMTTKNLVTVAEGTSLEQAEDILQENKIEKLPVVDKDYKLVGLITFRDITKLTQKPIANKDQYGRLRVAAALGVTADAVERAEALVNAGVDAVVIDTAHGHTRGVVEVLKQVKAKFPDLDVIVGNIATGAAAKYLVEAGADAVKVGIGPGSICTTRIVAGVGFPQFSAVLEVAAAIKGSGVPVIADGGIRYTGDIPKAIAAGADTVMLGSLLAGTKESPGETIIYEGRKFKSYRGMGSVEAMKQGSKDRYFQDVEDDIKKLVPEGIVGRVPYKGDLFESIHQFIGGLKAGMGYCGAKDIATLQDTGRFVKITASGINESHPHDVTITKESPNYSR; encoded by the coding sequence ATGCAAGCACATCTTGATAAAATAGTTGGAGAAGGTCTCACTTACGATGACGTACTCTTAGTCCCAGCTTATTCTGAAGTACTTCCAAGAGAAGTAAATATACAAGCAAAATTTACACGTAACATAACCATTAATGTTCCAATAGTTTCAGCAGCTATGGATACGGTTACTGAGTCCAAAATGGCAATTGCTATGGCTCAAGAAGGTGGTATTGGTGTTTTGCACAAAAACATGACTATCGAACAACAAGCAATGAAGGTTCGTAAAGTGAAAAGGGCAGAAAGCGGAATGATTATAGATCCGGTAACCTTGCCATTAAATTCATTTGTTCGTGATGCTAAAGCTAACATGAAAGAATATGGAATAGGTGGTATTCCTATTGTTGATGGTGATGGTAAATTAATAGGTATTGTTACCAATCGTGATTTACGATTTGAAAAAAATAATGATCGCCCTATTTCTGAGGTGATGACGACTAAAAACTTAGTGACAGTTGCAGAAGGCACTTCACTAGAACAGGCTGAAGATATTTTACAAGAAAATAAAATTGAAAAACTTCCTGTTGTAGATAAAGACTATAAGCTAGTTGGTTTAATAACCTTTAGAGATATTACGAAGCTTACTCAAAAGCCTATCGCAAACAAAGATCAATATGGTCGCTTGCGAGTAGCTGCTGCTTTAGGAGTCACTGCTGATGCAGTAGAAAGAGCAGAAGCATTGGTAAATGCGGGTGTTGATGCTGTGGTGATTGATACTGCACATGGACATACCAGAGGGGTAGTTGAGGTTTTAAAGCAAGTAAAAGCAAAATTCCCAGATTTAGATGTTATCGTAGGGAATATAGCTACGGGAGCTGCAGCTAAATATTTGGTAGAAGCTGGTGCAGATGCTGTAAAAGTAGGTATTGGTCCAGGCTCTATTTGTACAACACGAATAGTTGCAGGAGTTGGTTTTCCTCAATTTTCTGCAGTATTAGAAGTAGCTGCTGCGATTAAGGGTAGTGGTGTTCCTGTGATAGCAGATGGAGGAATCCGATATACAGGTGATATTCCTAAGGCTATTGCGGCTGGAGCAGATACAGTGATGTTAGGTTCGCTTTTGGCAGGTACAAAAGAATCTCCAGGAGAAACGATCATATATGAAGGAAGAAAATTCAAATCTTATCGCGGAATGGGTTCTGTTGAGGCAATGAAACAAGGTTCAAAAGACCGTTATTTCCAAGATGTAGAAGATGATATTAAAAAATTAGTTCCAGAAGGTATTGTGGGACGTGTCCCGTATAAAGGCGATTTGTTTGAAAGTATTCATCAATTTATTGGTGGACTTAAAGCAGGGATGGGCTATTGCGGCGCTAAAGATATTGCGACTCTCCAGGATACTGGACGATTTGTGAAAATTACAGCTAGTGGTATTAACGAAAGTCACCCACATGATGTAACCATCACAAAAGAATCTCCTAATTATAGTAGGTAA
- a CDS encoding imelysin family protein, which translates to MKKFLVLLPFSFFVFACSNDDENNSSSNDEITAASVVENYANLVYESYSDSYDAAVLMQTAITTFTETPTEDNFTAAKDAWLSAREYYGQTEAYRETNGPIDTEGESWSIGNEGQMNAWPIDESYIDYVLTGTESYAGDYNSIIGDETYSITEEALAGSNEGVDDKSISTGWHAIEFLLWGQDNTAPAEDLPGQRSYTDYTIAENADRRAQYLTVVTNLLVNDLNDLVSTWNEGGTYRTVFEALDTDTALQQAINGAFFIAGDELSSERMIAPVDSTDGIDASGQEDEHSCFSDNTQRDVYANAQGVLNVIYGSYSTINGASFIDLVKQTDPAQAATLEAAASLVATRAALIGDNAQPFDYLITQETSDSTDGPVMQCVVALFDLANEISASASVLGINLN; encoded by the coding sequence ATGAAAAAATTTCTAGTATTATTGCCTTTCTCTTTCTTCGTATTTGCATGCTCAAATGACGATGAAAACAATTCATCAAGCAACGATGAAATTACTGCTGCTTCTGTTGTTGAAAATTACGCGAACTTAGTGTACGAATCATATTCCGACAGCTATGATGCTGCTGTACTCATGCAGACTGCTATCACCACATTTACAGAAACACCTACAGAAGACAATTTTACTGCAGCCAAAGATGCTTGGTTGAGTGCTAGAGAATATTATGGGCAAACGGAAGCCTATAGAGAAACTAACGGACCTATTGACACCGAAGGAGAATCTTGGTCTATTGGGAATGAAGGACAAATGAATGCATGGCCAATTGATGAAAGTTATATTGATTATGTCTTAACAGGAACAGAATCTTACGCTGGTGATTACAATAGTATTATTGGTGATGAAACCTATTCCATTACAGAAGAAGCTTTAGCTGGCTCAAATGAAGGTGTTGATGATAAATCTATAAGCACGGGATGGCATGCTATTGAGTTTTTACTTTGGGGCCAAGATAATACTGCTCCTGCTGAAGATTTGCCAGGGCAACGTTCTTACACAGACTATACTATTGCTGAAAATGCTGATCGTAGAGCTCAATATTTAACTGTTGTCACAAACCTTTTAGTAAACGACTTAAATGATTTAGTTAGCACTTGGAATGAAGGTGGCACCTATAGAACTGTATTTGAAGCACTAGATACTGACACAGCATTACAACAAGCTATTAACGGTGCTTTTTTTATTGCTGGAGACGAATTAAGCTCTGAGCGTATGATTGCCCCAGTTGATTCAACAGATGGTATTGATGCTTCAGGTCAAGAAGACGAGCACTCTTGTTTTTCTGATAATACACAACGCGATGTTTACGCAAACGCACAGGGTGTACTAAACGTAATTTATGGCTCTTACAGCACAATAAATGGCGCTTCATTTATTGATTTAGTAAAACAAACTGATCCGGCGCAAGCAGCTACACTTGAAGCTGCCGCAAGTCTCGTGGCCACTAGAGCCGCCCTTATTGGTGATAATGCACAACCGTTTGATTACTTAATTACTCAAGAAACATCAGATAGTACAGATGGTCCTGTAATGCAATGTGTTGTTGCTTTATTTGATTTAGCTAATGAAATTAGTGCTTCAGCATCCGTATTAGGAATAAATCTTAACTAA
- a CDS encoding di-heme oxidoredictase family protein, which translates to MKKHITFIFLIALSLFSCTTEDDNYITFEDLYEEGEEFLTGELGVNSTSANAFGFEVDGLTFTEIGAFSTGNSLFNQNWVSAPASTTARDGLGPTFNARSCAGCHFKDGRGSPLVNGEDSSGFLMRISLPGQDLFGNANPVAGYNTQIQDRANNGVDYEAKVNVTYEILNGAYPDGNTYELQKPIYSFSDEKFGSLEGILTSPRVAQQTIGLGFVNALPDDQILQFVDEFDADGDGISGKANYVWNVEENTTTLGKYGWKANAPSLKQQIAGAFHGDMGLTSSLFTEQECPSPQQDCADAVNGGEPEITDSQLEKVVFYQATLAVPNRRNYEDLSVLKGKANFTEINCIGCHRINQTTGISEIAAVLNNITIKPYSDFLLHDMGAELADNRPDFLASGSEWRTQPLWGIGLISTVNNHTFFLHDGRARTIEEAILWHGGEAENSKNAFKELSQEKRQQIIDFVNSL; encoded by the coding sequence TTGAAAAAACATATTACATTCATTTTCCTTATAGCTTTGAGCCTTTTCTCCTGTACTACAGAAGACGATAACTACATCACCTTTGAAGACTTATATGAAGAAGGAGAAGAATTTTTAACCGGTGAATTAGGTGTAAATAGCACCAGCGCCAATGCGTTTGGATTTGAAGTAGACGGCCTCACTTTTACGGAAATTGGAGCTTTTTCTACGGGAAATTCATTATTCAATCAAAACTGGGTATCTGCACCCGCGTCAACAACAGCCAGAGACGGATTAGGACCAACATTTAATGCGCGTTCCTGCGCCGGGTGCCACTTTAAAGATGGTAGAGGAAGCCCCTTAGTTAATGGAGAAGATTCTAGTGGTTTTTTAATGCGAATAAGTTTACCTGGTCAAGATTTATTTGGAAATGCGAATCCTGTAGCGGGTTACAACACACAAATACAAGATAGAGCTAATAACGGTGTGGACTATGAAGCTAAGGTGAATGTCACTTATGAAATACTAAATGGCGCATATCCTGACGGGAATACCTATGAGTTACAAAAACCAATATATTCATTTTCTGATGAGAAATTTGGTAGTTTGGAGGGCATATTAACCTCACCACGAGTAGCACAACAAACCATAGGACTTGGTTTTGTAAATGCCTTACCTGATGATCAAATATTACAATTTGTAGATGAATTTGATGCTGATGGGGATGGAATTTCAGGAAAAGCAAATTATGTTTGGAACGTCGAAGAAAACACAACCACACTTGGTAAATATGGATGGAAAGCTAATGCTCCAAGCTTAAAGCAACAAATAGCTGGTGCTTTTCACGGAGATATGGGTCTTACCAGTTCCCTATTCACCGAGCAAGAATGTCCTTCCCCACAACAAGATTGTGCTGATGCTGTAAATGGGGGTGAACCCGAAATAACAGATTCGCAATTAGAAAAAGTAGTATTCTACCAAGCAACTTTAGCAGTGCCTAATAGAAGAAACTATGAGGATTTATCGGTATTAAAAGGGAAAGCGAATTTTACTGAAATAAACTGTATTGGTTGTCACCGCATCAATCAAACCACTGGAATTTCTGAAATAGCCGCTGTTTTAAACAATATTACCATAAAACCATATTCTGACTTTCTACTGCACGATATGGGAGCGGAGTTAGCAGACAATAGACCAGATTTTTTAGCTAGTGGCAGTGAATGGCGTACGCAACCACTATGGGGTATTGGTTTAATTTCTACTGTAAATAACCATACCTTCTTCTTACATGACGGTCGTGCAAGAACTATTGAAGAAGCTATTCTGTGGCATGGCGGTGAAGCAGAAAATAGTAAAAATGCTTTTAAAGAATTATCTCAAGAAAAAAGACAACAAATTATAGATTTTGTAAACTCACTCTAA
- a CDS encoding imelysin family protein, producing MKKIIFSLITLTIILILGCDNDDTTSASDFDVNLMFSDLAHNNILPTIANFVTEANALQAAASKYTNATTEANLESLRQQWKLTAIVYEKTYTYNIGSAKDQFVHNSIYNWPTVPRSVEYFITENNTIDEALMLTISPQVKSLAALEYLLFADDLVTTNAAFLASEKRRDYLRLSSTYVTSRANLLFSIWDSSGENYTSTFLENSGSGISSSLNLYYNGLYNTIDVTKTTKVGKPAGLEKSDLVNPELAQAFYSNTSLSIIEANIKTVELAYFGSTNTLALDDYVLSISKNATLNTTIQAKFTEIYNAIDAIPVPLDEAVTSNHTEVEILHTKLNELQVLFAVDVQSILSIIITTTDTDGD from the coding sequence ATGAAAAAAATAATCTTCAGCCTTATAACTCTCACTATTATCTTGATCTTAGGTTGTGACAATGATGATACTACTAGCGCGTCTGATTTTGACGTTAACCTAATGTTTAGCGATTTAGCGCACAACAATATTCTACCAACTATTGCTAATTTTGTGACCGAAGCCAACGCCTTACAAGCAGCAGCAAGCAAGTACACTAATGCTACTACAGAAGCTAATTTGGAAAGTCTAAGACAGCAATGGAAGCTTACAGCTATTGTTTACGAGAAAACGTACACCTACAATATTGGTAGTGCCAAAGATCAGTTTGTACATAACTCTATTTATAACTGGCCTACCGTACCAAGATCTGTGGAATATTTTATAACAGAAAATAATACTATTGACGAGGCATTAATGTTAACCATAAGTCCACAAGTAAAATCTTTAGCCGCCTTAGAATATTTATTATTTGCAGACGATTTAGTAACCACTAACGCTGCTTTTCTAGCTTCCGAAAAACGTAGAGATTATTTAAGATTATCAAGCACCTATGTAACTTCTCGTGCAAATTTATTGTTTAGTATTTGGGATAGTAGCGGAGAAAATTACACGAGTACATTCCTTGAAAATAGTGGTAGCGGCATTTCTAGCTCTTTAAATTTATATTACAACGGCCTTTACAATACTATTGATGTTACTAAAACCACCAAAGTTGGGAAACCTGCTGGGTTAGAAAAATCAGACCTAGTAAACCCAGAACTAGCACAAGCATTTTACAGCAATACCTCTTTATCAATTATTGAAGCAAATATAAAAACTGTGGAATTGGCCTACTTTGGATCTACTAACACTCTTGCGCTAGATGACTATGTACTCTCTATCAGCAAAAATGCCACTTTAAATACTACCATTCAAGCTAAATTTACCGAAATATACAACGCAATTGATGCTATTCCTGTTCCGTTAGACGAGGCCGTAACTAGCAACCACACCGAAGTTGAAATCCTACATACAAAATTGAATGAGCTACAGGTTTTATTTGCCGTAGATGTACAAAGTATTTTATCTATAATTATTACTACAACAGATACTGACGGGGACTAA
- a CDS encoding TonB-dependent receptor, which produces MILKDFKTIIGVIFLLFTASAQAQFTISGTITSAETNAPVAEAEVYIYELSKKVVSASDGTFQFSAVKPGTYKVVVFSFEYSISEQTIEVAGNTSLDIALETLGEQLSEVVLVARKEKIFALNKLKAVEGTAIYEGKKSEVVLVENLTANLASGTARQLYAQVVGLNIYDNSDAGLQLNIGGRGLDPNRTSNFNTRQNGYDISADVLGYPESYYTPPAEAVAQIEVVRGAASLQYGTQFGGLINFKMKQPNPDKEIEWISRQTLGSNNLFTSFNSLGGTVGKTQYYAFYNFKTGDGFRPNSEFDSYNGYLHVNHNFSDKTKLTFEFSYLNYLAHQPGGLTDQQFEDDPTFSNRTRNWFNVDWKLYSVRLDHSFSNKTDFSLNLFALDAFRKSVGFRENRVSQEDDITAPRELIVGNFNNWGAEARVLTRYNLLDGDHVFLLGSKYYQSKNSERQGPGTNGADADFGFADDEYPDYSRQSDFEFPNLNLALFAENIFNIKDNLSITPGARFEYIKTESQGAYKQINLDNAGNPILNIEVPDNRDFSRQFVLLGVGVSYKPFNGVELYGNFSQNFRSVTFNDIRINNPSLVVDPNISDESGYTFDLGARGRLGDVLSYDVGAFLLRYDNRIGVVLREVSDIQQEQFRGNIGDAVTYGFESFLDFNLWEVLSSNKNGKLNVFVNMAFTGSEYISSGANNVEGNKVEFIPDYNIKTGLNFGYKDLLGSLQYTYLGSQFTDATNSPRDFDSQSGIVGEIPAYDILDFSLSYAYKYFKLETGVNNLLDNSYFTRRATGYPGPGILPSQPRTFYTTLQFKF; this is translated from the coding sequence ATGATATTAAAGGACTTTAAAACAATTATAGGGGTAATTTTTTTACTATTTACCGCTTCAGCGCAGGCGCAATTTACCATTTCAGGAACAATCACTAGCGCAGAAACTAATGCACCTGTAGCAGAGGCAGAGGTATACATCTATGAGTTATCAAAGAAAGTTGTTAGTGCATCTGACGGAACTTTCCAATTCAGTGCTGTGAAGCCAGGAACCTATAAAGTTGTTGTTTTTTCATTTGAATACAGCATATCAGAACAAACTATTGAAGTTGCTGGTAATACTTCTTTAGATATCGCATTAGAAACGCTTGGAGAGCAATTATCAGAAGTCGTTTTGGTGGCTAGAAAAGAAAAGATTTTCGCCTTAAATAAATTAAAAGCAGTAGAAGGTACTGCAATTTATGAAGGTAAAAAAAGTGAGGTTGTATTGGTAGAAAATTTAACAGCAAATCTTGCTAGTGGTACTGCTAGGCAATTATATGCGCAGGTAGTTGGTTTAAATATATACGATAATAGTGATGCTGGTTTGCAGCTTAATATAGGAGGTAGAGGCTTAGACCCAAACCGTACATCTAACTTTAATACAAGGCAAAATGGATATGATATTTCTGCAGATGTTTTGGGATATCCTGAGAGTTATTATACGCCACCGGCAGAAGCTGTAGCTCAAATAGAAGTGGTTAGAGGGGCAGCATCTTTACAATACGGAACTCAATTTGGGGGGCTTATTAATTTTAAGATGAAGCAACCCAACCCTGATAAAGAAATAGAGTGGATTTCGAGACAAACATTGGGCTCTAATAATTTATTCACCAGCTTTAATAGTCTTGGAGGAACGGTGGGTAAAACACAGTATTATGCCTTTTATAATTTTAAAACAGGAGATGGCTTTCGGCCAAATTCAGAATTTGATTCGTATAACGGCTATTTGCATGTAAATCATAATTTTTCAGATAAAACCAAACTAACCTTTGAGTTTAGTTATTTAAATTATTTGGCGCATCAGCCTGGTGGTCTAACAGATCAGCAATTTGAAGATGATCCAACTTTTAGCAATAGAACAAGAAATTGGTTTAATGTAGATTGGAAATTATATTCCGTGAGATTAGATCATTCCTTTTCAAATAAAACAGATTTCAGTCTTAACTTATTTGCCTTAGATGCTTTTAGAAAATCGGTAGGTTTTAGAGAAAATAGAGTTTCTCAAGAAGATGATATAACAGCGCCAAGAGAGCTTATCGTCGGTAATTTTAATAACTGGGGAGCAGAAGCAAGAGTGTTAACTCGCTACAATTTACTAGATGGAGATCATGTGTTTTTATTGGGTTCTAAATACTATCAGTCTAAGAATTCGGAACGTCAGGGGCCAGGGACAAATGGAGCAGATGCCGATTTTGGTTTTGCTGATGATGAATATCCCGATTATTCTAGGCAGAGCGATTTTGAATTTCCGAACCTTAATTTAGCACTCTTTGCTGAAAACATTTTTAATATAAAAGATAATCTATCCATTACGCCAGGTGCTCGTTTTGAATATATAAAAACAGAGAGTCAGGGAGCATACAAGCAAATAAACTTGGATAATGCAGGTAACCCAATTCTAAATATTGAGGTGCCAGATAATAGAGATTTTTCACGTCAATTTGTGTTACTAGGGGTAGGGGTAAGTTATAAGCCTTTTAATGGTGTAGAATTGTATGGTAATTTTAGCCAAAATTTTAGATCGGTTACGTTCAATGATATTCGTATTAATAATCCGTCTTTAGTTGTAGATCCTAATATTTCAGATGAAAGTGGCTATACTTTTGATTTGGGAGCAAGAGGAAGGTTAGGAGATGTGCTTTCTTATGATGTAGGGGCTTTTTTACTGCGTTATGACAATCGTATAGGGGTTGTTTTACGGGAAGTTAGTGATATTCAGCAAGAACAGTTTAGAGGAAATATTGGAGATGCGGTAACTTATGGTTTTGAAAGTTTTTTAGATTTCAATCTGTGGGAAGTACTATCAAGTAACAAAAATGGTAAGCTGAATGTATTTGTAAATATGGCATTTACAGGTAGCGAGTATATTTCATCTGGAGCTAACAACGTAGAAGGAAATAAAGTAGAGTTTATTCCTGATTATAATATCAAAACCGGGTTGAATTTTGGATATAAAGACCTATTGGGGAGTTTACAGTATACGTATTTAGGTAGTCAATTTACAGATGCCACCAATTCTCCAAGAGATTTTGATAGTCAAAGTGGTATCGTCGGTGAGATACCGGCGTATGATATCTTAGATTTTTCATTGTCTTACGCTTATAAATATTTCAAATTAGAGACAGGGGTAAATAACCTTTTAGATAATAGTTATTTTACCCGTAGAGCTACAGGGTATCCAGGGCCTGGTATATTGCCTTCCCAGCCAAGAACATTTTATACTACGTTACAGTTTAAATTTTAG
- a CDS encoding HTTM domain-containing protein codes for MEAYFNTYFRKETKAANFAVFRVFFGIMMFFSTLRFLSYGWVDKLYIQPKFFFSYYGFEWIKPLGIYTYALFIICLISSFLIAIGYKYRYSIIIFFLCFTYIELMDKTTYLNHYYFVSCLSFLLLFLPANRRFSLDAYLDNSLNQEYIPKWNVDCIKVMLFIVYFYAGLAKLNSDWLVDAMPLKIWLPSNYDLPILGSLLQKGWVHYAFSWGGALYDLTIPFLLLYKPTRWFGFFMVVVFHVLTRILFPIGVFPFVMIVSALIFFDSDFHEKLIHKASKLLKLKPLKNSVVAQRSPRKIPLLIIGLFLLIQLLLPWRYLLYENELFWTEEGYRFSWRVMLMEKAGYAQFKVVDSSNGKSFLIDNNDFLTSFQEKQMSTQPDFMLQYAHYLADHFSENGSKSIEVYVESYVAINGRLSQPYVDPKVDLAKEKDSFAPKKWILNFNDDIKGL; via the coding sequence ATGGAAGCGTATTTCAATACTTATTTCCGTAAAGAAACTAAGGCCGCTAATTTTGCGGTCTTTCGTGTTTTTTTCGGAATAATGATGTTTTTTAGTACCCTTAGGTTTCTGAGTTACGGTTGGGTAGATAAATTATATATTCAGCCTAAATTTTTCTTTTCTTATTATGGTTTTGAATGGATAAAGCCATTAGGTATATACACCTATGCTTTATTCATCATTTGTTTGATAAGTTCATTTCTTATTGCAATAGGGTATAAATACAGGTACAGTATTATCATCTTTTTTTTATGCTTTACGTATATTGAATTGATGGATAAGACCACATATCTTAACCATTATTATTTTGTAAGTTGCCTTAGTTTTCTATTGTTATTTTTACCTGCAAATAGAAGATTTTCTTTAGATGCTTATCTAGACAACTCATTAAATCAAGAATATATCCCAAAATGGAATGTGGATTGCATAAAGGTGATGTTATTTATCGTATATTTTTATGCAGGTTTGGCTAAATTAAATAGTGATTGGTTGGTAGATGCTATGCCGCTTAAAATATGGTTGCCTTCTAATTATGATCTTCCGATCTTAGGGAGTTTACTGCAAAAAGGATGGGTTCATTACGCCTTTAGTTGGGGAGGAGCCCTTTATGATTTGACAATTCCATTTCTATTACTATACAAACCCACCCGTTGGTTTGGTTTCTTTATGGTGGTAGTTTTTCATGTGCTTACAAGAATTTTGTTCCCTATAGGTGTATTTCCTTTTGTGATGATTGTAAGCGCTTTAATTTTTTTTGATAGTGATTTTCATGAGAAATTAATCCATAAAGCTTCGAAGCTATTGAAATTAAAACCGTTAAAGAATTCGGTAGTGGCGCAACGTTCTCCCCGTAAAATTCCACTACTAATAATAGGCCTATTTCTTTTAATACAATTACTTTTGCCATGGCGTTATTTGCTTTATGAAAATGAGCTTTTCTGGACAGAGGAAGGGTATCGTTTTTCATGGCGAGTTATGTTGATGGAAAAAGCAGGCTATGCACAATTTAAGGTTGTTGATAGCAGTAATGGAAAATCGTTCTTAATTGATAACAATGATTTTTTAACCTCGTTTCAGGAAAAGCAAATGAGTACGCAGCCTGATTTTATGTTGCAATATGCGCATTATTTGGCAGATCATTTTTCAGAGAATGGTTCAAAGAGTATAGAAGTGTATGTAGAAAGCTATGTGGCTATAAACGGAAGATTGAGTCAGCCTTATGTAGACCCAAAAGTAGATTTAGCAAAGGAAAAAGATTCTTTTGCGCCAAAAAAATGGATACTTAATTTTAATGATGATATTAAAGGACTTTAA